The sequence CTTCCGCTGCGGGCGTCTCCACCGTCTCGACCGGCTTGGCCATTGCTGTCTGGTCTCCTGTTGCCATCTAGGCCACCTGTGCTTTCTGTGCCTTCTTCTCGGCGTAGGCTGCGGCGGCTTCGCGCACCCACGCGCCGTTCTCATGTGCTTCGCGGCGGCGTTCCATCCGCTGGGCGTTGCAGGGGCCGCGGCCGGCGAGCACTTCGTGGAATTCGTCCCAGTTGAGCTCGCCGTGCTCCCACATGCCGGTCTCTTCGTTGTAGCGGATCTTGTCGTCCGGCAGCGTGAGGCCCAGGACCTTGACCTGCTCCTGGATCATGCCGACGAACCGCGAGCGCAGCTCGTCGTTGGAGAAGCGCTTGATGTTCCAGGCCATGGACTGCTGCGAGTTGGGCGAGTCGGTATCCGTCGGGCCGAACATCATCAGCGCCGGCGCATAGAAGCGGTTGACCGCATCCTGGGCCATCTGCTTCTGGGCGGGGGTGCCGTTGGACAGCTCCAGCAAAATCTCGAAGCCCTGCCGCTGGTGGAACGACTCTTCCTTGCAGATGCGCACCATGGCACGGCCGTAGGGACCATACGATGCGCGGCAGAGCGGCACCTGGTTGGCGATGGCCGCGCCGTCCACGAGCCAACCGATGGCGCCCATGTCCGCCCAGCTGTTGGCCGGGTAGTTGAAGATCGACGAGTACTTGGCCTTGCCGTCCAGCAGCTGCTGGTTGAGCACATCGCGCGGAGTGCCCAGCGTTTCCGTCGCCGAGTAGAGGTAGAGACCGTGTCCGGCCTCGTCCTGAACCTTGGCCATCAGGATGGCCTTGCGTTTCAGCGAGGGCGCACGGGTGATCCAGTTCGCCTCCGGCTGCATGCCGATGATCTCCGAATGGGCATGCTGCGACATCTGGCGGACCAGCGTCTTGCGGTACTTTTCCGGCATCCAGTCCGCCGGTTCGATCCGGGAGTCCTCGGCGATGATCTTGTCGAAGTAGGCCTGCCCTGCTGCGTCTTCTGCCGACGGAACAGCCTGCAGCGTTGCTTGCGTCTGCACTGCCATTGGTGTCACCTCACTATGGGGAAAGTCTGGGCGCAAATATTTACCGACCGTTCGTTCAGAATATAGCGTCGCCCACGCACCGTCAAGACGTTTGCGCGATGGCAGGGAACTCCTTGCTCCGACTAGATAGACAGCCTTACTAGTTCGTGCCACGATATAGCCATGCTGAACGACGCATGGCCCGCCGAGTGGATGCGGGGCGTGCTGGGCTTGTGCGTCCTGAAGTCGCTGGAACCGGGGCCGACCTACGGCTACGCAATCGCCTCCGCCCTCGAGGCGGCGGGGCTCGGCACCGTCAAGGGCGGCACCCTGTATCCGCTGCTGACGCGGCTGGAGACCGCCGGGTTCGTCACCACCGAATGGAAGGCCGGCGAACGGGGTCCGGGCCGCAAGTACTTCCGCATCACCCCGGCGGGCACGGAAGAACTCGCCCGCCTGCAGCAGAGCTGGCGGCACTTCAGCCGCACCATTTCGGATCACTTGGACAACAGCAGCGCGGCACCCGAGGAGACCCCATGAGCGAGACCAAAGACCGGCAGGTATGGCTGGACCAACTGGTACTGGAGTTGCGCCTGCGCAATGTCCCCGGCGCCACGATAGGCGATGCCGTGGCGACGGTCAGGGGCCATCTGGCGGACACGGGCGAGACCCCGCACCAGGCCTTCGGCGAGCCCGCCGACTACGCCCGCGACCTTGGCCTGGACCAGGCCGCACCGGCCGGCTTCGGTGTCCTCATCGCCGTCAACCTCCTGGGCCTCCTCGGCCTGCTGATCCTGGTCGACGCCGCGGGTCCGCTCGCCGGCGGCAGGGCGGTGGACTTCACGGCGTCGGACATCCTCCTCGCTGCATTCGCGGCGACGGCAGCGTGGGTGCTGGCGGCCAGTATTTCGGTCATCGCCCGCGCCAAACTCCTGCACAGCATGCTCGTTGGCCTCGGCATCAGCGTCGGGACGGCCGCGCTGGCCTTCCTCCTGCCGGACCGCCCCGTCGTTTCGCTCCCGGCCCTGCCGCTGGCCATCAGCGGGACCGTACTGCTGGTCGGTGCCGCCTGCTGGAGCCAATGGCAGAGCAGCAACCGGCCCGACGAGGTCGTCGATCCGGTCAGCGGCAAAGCCGCCGGCGGGCGCCTCTCCGGCATTCTCGGCACTCTGGGCAACTGGATCATGGTCGTCGGCGCCGTTCCGCTGGTCGCGATCGCCGTGCTGGCCGGCGGGTAGGCGTCTATATATTGGTGCCATGACGCACATCCCCGCCGAAACCGCCCCTCCCGCCGCCCCGGGTACCGTGCCGCCGCAGGCCCGCAAGGTTCCCGTCCAGCGCCAGCACCACGGCGACGTCTTCGTCGACGACTATGAGTGGCTCCGCGAGAAGGACAACCCGGAGGTAGTGGCCCACCTCGAAGCCGAGAACACCTACACCAACGCCGTAACCGCAGGCCAGCAGCCGCTGCGCGACGCGATCTTCAACGAGATCAAGAAGCGCACGCAGGAGACGGATCTCTCCGTGCCGGTCCGCAAGGACGGCTGGTGGTACTACGGCCGGATGGAGGAGGGCAAGCAGTACGGCATCCAGTGCCGCACCAAGGCGTCGGACACCGGCGACGCGGCCGCGGACTGGACGCCTCCCGCGGTGGAGCCGGGGACGCCGGTGCCGGGCGAGCAGATCCTGCTGGACGGCAATGCGGAGGCCGAGGGCAAGCCCTTCTTCTCCCTCGGCGGCGCAGCCGTCACCAAGGACGGCCACCTCTACGCCTACGCGGAGGACAACGCCGGCGACGAGCGGTTCACCCTGCGGATCAAGGACCTGCGGACCGGCGAACTCCTGCCGGACGTGGTGGAAAACGTCTTCTATTCCCTGGCCTTCTCGCCCGACGGGAGCCGGGTCTTCTACACCGTCGTGGATGACTCCTGGCGGCCGTACCAGATCAAGGCCCACACGCTCGGCACCGAGGTGACTGACGACGTCGTTATTTACCAGGAGGACGATCCGGCCATGTGGACGGGATTCGACCTCTCCGCCGATCGCCGGCACCTGGTGGTGGGTATCGGCTGCTCCGAGTACAGCGAAACGCGACTGCTGGACTTCGAGCATCCGGACGCGGGGCTGCAGGTGCTGGTCCCGCGCAGCGAGCGGCTGCTCTACGACGCCGAGCCCTTCGTGCTGGACGGGGTGCAGAAGGTGCTGCTCACGCACAACAAGGACGCGGTCAACTCGATGGTCTCGCTGGTGGACCTCGCCGAATTCGGCAAGCCCCTGGCGGATCAGCGCTGGGCTACCGTGCTGCCGCACGACAACGCCGTCCGGGTCAACGGCGCCGGCGTCACGGCCTCGCACGCCGTGCTGTCGGTCCGCAAGGACACGATCGAGCGCGTCCAGGTCATTCCGCTGGAAGGGCTGGGCACTCCCGCGCAGGCCCCGGCGGCGGAACCGGACTTCGATGAGGAGCTCTACACGGCCGGCATGGGAGGCTCGGACTACGAGGCGCCGCTCATCCGGCTGACCTACACCTCCTACTTCACGCCGCCGCGGATCTACGACTACGAGCTCGCCACCGGCAGGCTCTTCCTGCGCAAGGAGACACCGGTGCTGGGCGGCTACGACCCCTCTGACTACGTCGCCGAACGCGCCTGGGCCACTGCCGGCGACGGAGCCCGGATCCCGCTCTCCGTCCTGCGCAAGGCCAGCGTGGAGCGCGACGGCACGAACCCGGGCCTCGTCTACGGCTACGGCAGCTACGAGGTCAGCATGGATCCGGGCTTCAACACCGCCCGGCTCTCGCTGCTGGACCGCGGCGTGGTGTACGTCGTGGCCCACGTGCGCGGCGGCGGCGAAGTCGGCCGGAAGTGGTACGACGACGGCAAGAAGCTGCAGAAGAAGAACACCTTCACGGACTTCGTCGCTGCCACCGACTGGCTGGCCGCCTCGGGCTGGGCGGACCCGGCACGGATCGCCGCGATGGGCGGCTCGGCCGGCGGCCTGCTGATGGGGGCCGTGGCCAACCTGGCGCCGGAGAAATACGCGGCCATCCTCGCGCAGGTCCCGTTCGTCGACGCACTGACCTCTATCCTCGATCCCGATCTGCCCCTCTCCGCGCTGGAATGGGAAGAGTGGGGCAACCCGATCAAGGACGCGGAGGTCTACGCCTACATGAAGTCCTACTCCCCCTACGAAAACGTCCGGCCGGCCAACTACCCGCGCATCGCGGCCGTGACCAGCTTCAACGACACGCGCGTGCTGTACGTGGAACCGGCCAAGTGGGTCGCCAAGCTGCGCGATGCCAGCACCGGGACCGAGCCGATTGTGCTCAAGATCGAGATGGCCGCCGGCCACGGCGGGGCCTCCGGCCGCTACGAGGGCTGGAAGGACCGGGCCTGGGACTACGCTTTCGTGCTCGACGCAGTGGGAGCCCGGGAACTGCTGTAGCCGCGGCCCGGGGAGGGGACGTACGACGGCGCCGCGCGGCAATGCGCGGCGCCGTCGTCCGTTCCGCGGCCGGCCAAGCCGGACTTGACTTGAATCACAAATCAGGATTACCTAATGAACATTCGGTAAATACCACTGAGAGGGCTCACATGACGGACATTGAGGTCGGTCCGGTGACCGGACACGCCCCTGCCGGGTCCCCCGACTCCGGGAATCCACCGGTCCACCCTGCCTTCGTGAACGATCGTGCCGCCGAGTGGCTGGGCGTGGAGGTTCTCAAGGCGGAGTTCGGCAACGTGCTGATCCGTATGCAAGTGCGCGAAGAGATGCTCAACGGGTTCGGCATTGCACAGGGCGGCATGGTGTTCGCTTTCGCCGACGTGGCCTTCGCCCTCGCCTGCAACGACCCCCGCGGCGACGGAAGCACCGTCACGGTAGCGTCCGGCGTCGACGTCAACTTCATGAATCCCGGCCATGCCGGACGGAACCTCACCGCCAGCGCCACCCTGGTCAGCCAGGCCGGCCGCAGTGGCCTCTTCGACATCCGAGTCACGCAGGAGACGCCAGACGGCGGCGAAGAGATCATCGCCGAACTGCGCGGCCGCTCCCGCACCATCCCCAATCCCGCTGCCCGCAATGACTAGCAAGGACCGTTCAATGACCATCACCACGGGAACGAAAGCCCGCAAGTCCACTCCAGCCGAGCCCGAGACCCTGGATCCCGAAGAGCTGATGAGCCGCGACGAGATCGAGGCCCTGCAGCTCAGCCGACTGAAGCACACCGTGGCGTACGCGTATGAGCGCGTGCCGATGTACAGGAAGAAGTTCGACGACGCCGGAATCCGGCCCGAGGACCTGAAGGAGCTGGCCGACCTCAAGAACTTCCCGTACACCGACAAGGAAGACCTGCGCCAGGCCTACCCGTTCGGCATGTTCGCCGTCCCGCAGAACGAGGTCGCGCGGATCCATGCGTCCTCCGGCACCACCGGGCGGGCCACCGTCGTCGGCTATACCAAGGGCGATCTGGAGCGCTGGGAGACCCTCTTCGCGCGCTCCCTGAAGGCCTCCGGCGTCAAGCGTGGCTGGAAAGTCCACAACGCCTACGGCTACGGCCTGTTCACCGGCGGCCTCGGCGCCCACTACGGCGCGGAGCGGCTCGGCTGCACCGTGATTCCGATGTCCGGCGGCCAGACCGAGAAGCAGATCCAACTCATCCAGGACTTCGAGCCGGACGCTATCCTCTGCACGCCGACGTACCTGCTGACCATCGTCGACGCCATGGAAAAGTCCGGAATCGATCCGGCCAAGACCTCGCTGAAGGTTGCCGTCCTCGGCGCCGAGCCGTGGACCGAGGAGATGCGGCACGAGCTCGAAAGCAAGCTGGACATCGACGCCTGCGATATCTATGGCCTGTCCGAGGTCATGGGCCCGGGCGTCGCCGGCGAATGCATCGACTACAAGGACGGCTCGACGATCTGGGAGGACCACTTCCGCCCCGAGATCATCGACCCGCTGACCGACGAGGTCATGCGCGACGGCGAACACGGCGAGCTGGTCTTCACCTCACTGACCAAGGAAGCCATGCCGGTCATCCGGTACCGCACCCATGACCTGACCCGCCTGCTGCCTGGCACCGGCCGGCCGAACATGCGCCGCATCGGGCGCATCACCGGCCGCAGCGACGACATGATCATCCTGCGCGGCGTGAACCTCTTCCCCACCCAGATCGAGGAAATCGCCCTGCGGATCCCCGGCCTGAGTCCGCACTTCATCCTGGAGATCAGCCGGCCCAACCGGATGGACGAGCTGACGGTGAAGATCGAACGCCGGGAGGACTGCTCCGCCGAAACGGCCGCCGCCGCCGCGAAGGACCTGCAGAAGCAGATCAAGATCCATGTCGGCTCCAGCTGCCGGATCGACATCGCCGAGCCGGGCAGCCTGGCCCGTTCCAGCGGCAAGCTGCGCCGGATCTATGATTTGCGCAACCTCAACGGATAGTTTGCCCGCCCAAGCAAGAACGCTCTGGAAAGATTAAGACCATGGTGAAGATGAACGGCCAGGAACCGGCCCGTCGGGGACGACCGGGCTACGATCAGCAGTCGGTGCTCAATGTTGCGGTCGAAGTCTTCAACAAGCATGGCTACGAGGCCACCTCCATGGGCATCCTCGCGGAGAACCTTGGCATTTCCAAGAGCGCTATCTACCACCACGTTCCGTCCAAGGGCGACCTCCTCAGGCTCGCCTTGGAGGAAGCGCTGGGCTCGCTGGAAGCGATTCTGGACGAGCCCGGCGCCTCCTCCGGCCGGGCGGACGACCGGCTGGAGTACGTGGTCCGCCGGACCGTCGAGGTCCTGACCAGCAAGCTGCCGTACGTCACCCTGCTGCTGCGCCTGCGCGGCAACACGGAGATCGAGCGCAGCGCCCTTGAACGCCGCCGGCAGTTCGACCACAAGGTCGCGGGCCTGGTCGACGCGGCGCGCGCAG is a genomic window of Arthrobacter sp. Marseille-P9274 containing:
- a CDS encoding TetR/AcrR family transcriptional regulator, whose translation is MVKMNGQEPARRGRPGYDQQSVLNVAVEVFNKHGYEATSMGILAENLGISKSAIYHHVPSKGDLLRLALEEALGSLEAILDEPGASSGRADDRLEYVVRRTVEVLTSKLPYVTLLLRLRGNTEIERSALERRRQFDHKVAGLVDAARAEGSLRGDIDPRTTTRLLFGTINSIVEWYKPGGKLTGKKLADDLISMIFDGLHLPAAARIIA
- a CDS encoding hotdog fold thioesterase, which produces MNDRAAEWLGVEVLKAEFGNVLIRMQVREEMLNGFGIAQGGMVFAFADVAFALACNDPRGDGSTVTVASGVDVNFMNPGHAGRNLTASATLVSQAGRSGLFDIRVTQETPDGGEEIIAELRGRSRTIPNPAARND
- the paaK gene encoding phenylacetate--CoA ligase PaaK — translated: MTITTGTKARKSTPAEPETLDPEELMSRDEIEALQLSRLKHTVAYAYERVPMYRKKFDDAGIRPEDLKELADLKNFPYTDKEDLRQAYPFGMFAVPQNEVARIHASSGTTGRATVVGYTKGDLERWETLFARSLKASGVKRGWKVHNAYGYGLFTGGLGAHYGAERLGCTVIPMSGGQTEKQIQLIQDFEPDAILCTPTYLLTIVDAMEKSGIDPAKTSLKVAVLGAEPWTEEMRHELESKLDIDACDIYGLSEVMGPGVAGECIDYKDGSTIWEDHFRPEIIDPLTDEVMRDGEHGELVFTSLTKEAMPVIRYRTHDLTRLLPGTGRPNMRRIGRITGRSDDMIILRGVNLFPTQIEEIALRIPGLSPHFILEISRPNRMDELTVKIERREDCSAETAAAAAKDLQKQIKIHVGSSCRIDIAEPGSLARSSGKLRRIYDLRNLNG
- the paaA gene encoding 1,2-phenylacetyl-CoA epoxidase subunit PaaA codes for the protein MAVQTQATLQAVPSAEDAAGQAYFDKIIAEDSRIEPADWMPEKYRKTLVRQMSQHAHSEIIGMQPEANWITRAPSLKRKAILMAKVQDEAGHGLYLYSATETLGTPRDVLNQQLLDGKAKYSSIFNYPANSWADMGAIGWLVDGAAIANQVPLCRASYGPYGRAMVRICKEESFHQRQGFEILLELSNGTPAQKQMAQDAVNRFYAPALMMFGPTDTDSPNSQQSMAWNIKRFSNDELRSRFVGMIQEQVKVLGLTLPDDKIRYNEETGMWEHGELNWDEFHEVLAGRGPCNAQRMERRREAHENGAWVREAAAAYAEKKAQKAQVA
- a CDS encoding S9 family peptidase, with translation MTHIPAETAPPAAPGTVPPQARKVPVQRQHHGDVFVDDYEWLREKDNPEVVAHLEAENTYTNAVTAGQQPLRDAIFNEIKKRTQETDLSVPVRKDGWWYYGRMEEGKQYGIQCRTKASDTGDAAADWTPPAVEPGTPVPGEQILLDGNAEAEGKPFFSLGGAAVTKDGHLYAYAEDNAGDERFTLRIKDLRTGELLPDVVENVFYSLAFSPDGSRVFYTVVDDSWRPYQIKAHTLGTEVTDDVVIYQEDDPAMWTGFDLSADRRHLVVGIGCSEYSETRLLDFEHPDAGLQVLVPRSERLLYDAEPFVLDGVQKVLLTHNKDAVNSMVSLVDLAEFGKPLADQRWATVLPHDNAVRVNGAGVTASHAVLSVRKDTIERVQVIPLEGLGTPAQAPAAEPDFDEELYTAGMGGSDYEAPLIRLTYTSYFTPPRIYDYELATGRLFLRKETPVLGGYDPSDYVAERAWATAGDGARIPLSVLRKASVERDGTNPGLVYGYGSYEVSMDPGFNTARLSLLDRGVVYVVAHVRGGGEVGRKWYDDGKKLQKKNTFTDFVAATDWLAASGWADPARIAAMGGSAGGLLMGAVANLAPEKYAAILAQVPFVDALTSILDPDLPLSALEWEEWGNPIKDAEVYAYMKSYSPYENVRPANYPRIAAVTSFNDTRVLYVEPAKWVAKLRDASTGTEPIVLKIEMAAGHGGASGRYEGWKDRAWDYAFVLDAVGARELL
- a CDS encoding PadR family transcriptional regulator; its protein translation is MLNDAWPAEWMRGVLGLCVLKSLEPGPTYGYAIASALEAAGLGTVKGGTLYPLLTRLETAGFVTTEWKAGERGPGRKYFRITPAGTEELARLQQSWRHFSRTISDHLDNSSAAPEETP